CGCGTCCCTGGAAGAAAGGAATTTCGCGCGTGACTGCGAGGGCGAGCGCCAGCGCGTGCGAAGCGACTTCCTCCGTGGCGACGCCGGGGAGGTTGCTGACCCAAATGCCGCGCTCCTTGGCGGCATCGAGGTCGACGTTGTCGAAGCCCATCGAGACCAGGGCAATGATCTTCAAGCCCGGGACGGCGTCCATGACCTCGGCAGTCACGGTGGCGTAACCCACCAGCAAGGCATCGGCGTCCTTCGCCTGCTCCGCGATGACCGCCGGATCCTGGGTGCCGAGGTACCGGACCTCGTAACCGTTGTCCTCGAGCAGGGCGACGCCGGCGGAGTAGTCGAGGTCTTCCATGTCCGTGTAGACGGCGAGGGGGCGATCCTTAGTGGACATGGCTCAAGAACTTCCTCGTGCGCTGGTGCTGGGGGTTGTCGAAGAACTCGTCCGGTGTGGCTTGTTCCACGATCACCCCGCTGTCGAACAGGGTCACTTCATCAGCTACCCTGCGGGCGAAACGGACCTCATGGGTGACCACGATCATGGTCATGCCATCGTTGGCCAGGCCCTCCATGACGTCCAGGACTTCGCCCACCAACTCGGGATCCAGTGCGGAGGTCGGTTCGTCGAAGAGAAGGACGTCCGGGTTCATCACCAAGGCGCGGGCGATGGCCACGCGTTGCTGCTGGCCGCCGGAGAGCTCTGAGGGGAAATGCCCGGCGCGGTGCGAAAGACCCACGCGGCCGAGCATGGCCATGGCCTGCTCTTCGGCTTCCTTGTGATGGACGCCCTTGACGGAAGTCAGCCCGAGCATCACGTTGCGGCAAGCCGTCAGGTGCGGGAACAGGTTGAACTTCTGGAAGACCATGCCGATATTGCGGCGTTCCTTGGCGAGTTCGCGTTCGGGCAGGGCCACGGCTCCGTTTGCTTTCTCACGGACACCGATGCGCCGCCCGCGGAGCCGGATCTCGCCGTCGTCGGCTGGCTCGAGTAGCGCCATCAGGCGCAACATCGTGGACTTGCCGGAACCAGAGGGACCCAGGACTGCCTTGACTTGTCCTTGGCGGATATCGAATTCAACCCCGCGCAGGACGTGCTGGTCCTGGTAGCTCTTGTGGAGATTCCGCACGCTGAGCACGGGGTCGTTGGTGGACCAGGTTTCCGGCATGAGTTCCGGGCCGCTGTGTGTCATGACTGCACTCCTTGGCCGACTGGTTCCAGGATGGAAGGCTTCTTGGTTTGGGACCGTGACGTCCAGACGAATTTCTTTTCTACATAGCTTTGGAGAAGGGTCAGAAGGCTGACGATGATGAGGTAGTACACGATTG
This genomic interval from Arthrobacter sp. FW306-2-2C-D06B contains the following:
- a CDS encoding amino acid ABC transporter ATP-binding protein yields the protein MTHSGPELMPETWSTNDPVLSVRNLHKSYQDQHVLRGVEFDIRQGQVKAVLGPSGSGKSTMLRLMALLEPADDGEIRLRGRRIGVREKANGAVALPERELAKERRNIGMVFQKFNLFPHLTACRNVMLGLTSVKGVHHKEAEEQAMAMLGRVGLSHRAGHFPSELSGGQQQRVAIARALVMNPDVLLFDEPTSALDPELVGEVLDVMEGLANDGMTMIVVTHEVRFARRVADEVTLFDSGVIVEQATPDEFFDNPQHQRTRKFLSHVH